AGCACAATTTTTACGTGTACagctacctatttaaaaaaaaacaataacatcAATAACTCATtattaataaatgttttaaataaataatttaaatcattACTGGAACGTACTTCTTAACTTTATAAATACTTCCTTGAggtttttgttttacaaaaacaaaaaaatgctAATTACAATACGATTTTCCTAACAATAGTTCATCAAATTCACATCCAATGTTCATAAATCGACAGTTTACACTTGAAACGTTGTCCATCATCAatatttcacaataattttagtAGAAAATATGTACACCACTTCAACATCACAACTGTACATACTCAATTCACTATGTTATTATCACTAAGTTACACATAAACAGTCATCACTATAGTATAGCCGATTAGATATTAGTCTTTAGACGAACATAATATTTTCCCACTAATTACTTAAGGCTGTTTATCCACGCACCACCGTATGACACGATTTGCAGTCACAATCCGCACTATACGATATACAATGTATGTAACAATATGCACTCCTATGTCCAACCTGTCTTTCGTGTTTTATACGAGCGAGTGACGATTCCAGCAACTACCTACAAGACAGGCAGTTGTGGCTAGTAATAGTTACGTTAGAACTATGCGGTGCGTTtccatatttattttgcactaACTGCAAAAACTCATAACTTGATACATGATGCTTAATAGTTGAGCTCATTTGTAGTTACCGCAATTTGTCATGTCGTGCGATGGTGAGTGGAAAAACacctttattatttataataatagagtcgcacttaaaacatttttttaaatgtataagtgttgttattgttaaaaaaagatAACATTCACTCAAAAGGCCTTGCTGCCAAGTGCCAACATTATGAGCGAAACTTTTTCTCCAAGTATATCCAAGAGAATAATAAAGAAGTCATTAACTGGAGTTGGAACGTTGTGGCTGGCGCATGCAGTCGTTGTCTAGTGTGAAACTGGCAAACTTTTGTTACCTACGTACTATCTACAACGGGGAATGTGTATAATAAAATCACTTTTTACACGAAATAAAAACGTTATCACCACTTCATAAAAAATTGACTAGCTACATTTATTGACTGAAGATGGATTTTTGGTATACTTAATAGTAAAATGGCATATTTTTTGTCAGTAagaggctagttaccacctcaCTGGCAAGGCcgcgccgccaagcgatttagcgttccggcacgatcCTGTGtcgaaaccgataaggggtttGGGTTTCCTTAAACCCTTATCAAATTAGttcgcttccatctaagactgcatcgtCACGTACCACTAGGTAAGATCGCAATTAGGGGCTAACttataatggaataaaaaacagTATCGATGTAGTCACAAAATCGCCGATCGCTGGTACTAAAAGTATAATGGCTGGTATGGCCCTAactgctacgatgccacaaaccgacacagacagacagacagacgtcggGGGGCTAAAAATGAGTTTTTACGAAACAAAAACATTGTCAGCACTTTCATAAAATACCTTGTACCTACCCCAAGTCCACAAAGTAAAGAGAATAATAAAGAAGGCATTAACTCAAGGTGGGACGCGGTGAATGAGGCCAAGCTAGCCGAGTAATTGTTGCGGGTACCTACGTCCGTCACTGTACAAGCCTACAATGTCGAACGAATACAAAGGCTGTTTCTTTGGGTTCTTTaaagaaaatgttacttttaaaACCTCTTATTTAATACAAATCACGGtcattttataacaaaatattttgatgcCAGGAATCCGCTAAGTAAAGAGAATAATAGATAAGTAGTGATGATGTGTTCTGGGCGGGAAGCCTTGGCGGAGGCGGCCGGCACGGGCGTGGGCGGGCCGAGACGATTGTTGGCTCGCACCACTTGCGACCTCCAGCGGATGGTGTAAAGAGGCTGCTGACGAGATAGTGCAACTAATCTGTAAGAGAAATCCTTGCTTCAAACAAGTTGGACAGAATAATTATATTCTTACTATGCCCGCTTCATCTGCGTCGAtatcaagtttttaaaaatcccgtagaaactctttgattttctgaaatgAAAAGTACCTATCCattcaaaaatcacgtcgatttgttactccgttgcgacgtgattgaaggacaatccAACAAAGAAGAATAATGAAtttgaagtaaataaaaaagaatttgtaTATAAAGATACGTATATGTATatgaaaaatatgtagtttcctGAAAACCCTCTTATATCTACACATCCACAAAACAGGATTCACGCAGTGACGGTAACACTTTGTCCTTTGCAAATAGTAATCCGGATTTTTTTCCCGGGTATTGAAAATATCCACCTTTGAGCATTATGTAAAGAATGTAAAAGACAAAATTCCCAATTCATCGACAAAGGTATGTTTTCACACATCGTTATTCAGGATTTACGGGGAGATGTCGTTACGAAAACTCGCCACGTAGCCGCTTACGGGTTCCATCTAATATGTACAAAGAAAAAGATCTTTGCACCGAGAAAATACTCCGCTTTAAAAGCATGTGCTTTTACGGATTTATTAAGGTCAGATGGGGTATTTTAGATAACGGCCATTCTTAAGTAATTTCCCAAATAAGTGGTAGATACAATCGTTTCATCCTAGCAAAATACCCTGCGCACTATAAAAGCTCTTACAAAAATGCGATttcctaaaaaaaaatacatatattgtattgtatctGTATGCTTTCAATTTTAAAAGGTCTGTCGCGGTTTTGGCCTCTGATATAGTAACCAAAGAGGATTAAAACTTCAGGCGTGAAATATAAATTCGCCCTgtggaaatttttaaaattaaaacaagttcGTTTTGAATATCTATacgatataataaaaataaacgtacCTTATAACTACGGTGTTAAGCCTCCACGGCAAAGTGAACGTATGGTTCTTCTGTCGTGCACAGAAGGTATAAAGCAGATCTCCAGCGGAAGCAGCCAGTCCACCATCGCTGTGTGCACCCATTCCAGACCATTCGTGAAGCGTAATATTCCAAGAGCTACACGACTTATCCTAAGGAATAATGAAAACGCAATTCTGAATATTCGCTTTACAATATGAAATTTATTCGGAAGTTTTATGTAATAACCGAGCATTGGGCGAGCTTTCCGAAAGAGATTCAATAACTTTAACTTCCGTCTAAAGTTTTAATCTCGTTTAGGTTCGAAAGGGTTATGACTCTTATAGATAGTATCTTTTAGACTTGATGGATAGTCTAGATTACCTGTTCAGAAGATATATCTATGTACAGCTGACGTTCAACATTCGAATCCAGGACCCAGGTGCATTGTTGATAGAAAAATTCATTCAAACTGCCAGTCACGGTCACATTTCTTGATGTTATTTCTCctaagaaaagaaaaaacaagaatctcataaaaataatttgaaatttggagATAAGGTAACtactaattttattaggtaGCTTCAAAAATCCTCGGAAGATTTGATAAATAACGTCGTGCTAaaacttaagtataaaaaatttaaattttcctATTCAAAACGATTAcaaatacttatacttattatgcTCTGGAGTAGGTACGCTGCAGTCTCAGAGCAgcaaatttaaattcaaaacaaaaatcATGACATTTTCAGCAACGTAATTGGAGCATTACGAATCTCTTTCAAGGTTTTTCATTTCAACCCAAAAGCGGTGTGAAACTGGGGAGCGCGTAATTTTCTCGGACACGCTCCTGACTAACGGGAACAATATCCAACGCGTTTTAACAAACGTTCGCGGCGCTTCGGGAATTTGAGATTGAAGTGTTTGTTTTCCCTTTACACGATTGGGGATCTTTGGAGTTCATTTTAGAAGAGATGCCAATTTTATATTGCTATCGGCTGAACGATATTGCCACATTATCTGGGATTTATTTTCGAAAAGTTTAAGCGTCTGAGCTTTAACCATATCTCTTATCGGATTACAGGGGTGAAAAACGACTTTAGTATCTGCCAAAATCCACAAATATGAATCTTAAGTTCACTGAAATATCGCTGTAAGTTAAGTTTGATGAAAAATTCCTATTCCGAGTGCCAAAATAATTTGTTCgagagtaaataaataactgaACAAGGTAGGGAAATGGGACATTTTTGTCAGATTTTCCGCTCACGAGCAAAATGCAGATTGGGGGTGATACAGTGGTTCTATATCGGGTGACGCTAAAGGACATCACCCATGGCGACTTTTTGTAGCGATACCTACTGCCGGGCGCATCTTGAATGCGATTCTGAATCGCTACAGTATGTAGCGACACAAACTCGATGCCAAAGGTAGACGACTAACGACGCATCACTACTAACTACATCGCAACCACAGATCGTAACCTTTTGTAGCTGTATCGCTACTATCGCTGCAAGGTCGCGGTGCGCGATCTCCCTTATATTCTGTTACAGATGAATACCTCTGAAGAGACTTTAAAGAAATacgttttattcaaataaaattcttcaagtgattttgaatcgtcaagttaATATACCACTGActcggaatacctttcctaccgagaacaacctgcaaaaaaatcggtgattgctcttttcaaaatatTCAGTTGTATATTCGGTATCTTCTCAAATATTCGTACTATGTCATGTATTAAGTAATTCTAGTGCTACGCATTGCTGAAACAAGTTGCGAGTTAAATCCACGCATTTTTTCATTTGTAAGTACTAGCTTTCTTTCACTAAGAAACCTTAAAGTAACCTAATAGTGTGACGTCTAATAGGAATAACTATAATGTGAAACACAAACATTGTTTCTACCCATGTTCGTTATAGACTTCGAAACCATCCAACTGATGTGCCCCAAACCAGTTTCAATAGAAATGCAATAATGCGAATATGGTTTTAGACCACTTAAGAAATGTATTTCTTTTTTAGCGTAAGTACACACGCCAGGGTTCAccagtaaagaaaaaaaaacgttttattttCTATAGTAAAAGGCAGTATTAACTTACCAGAGTGCGTCGTGTAAGTACGCTGACCGCACATCGCGTCGTCGTTAAAGCTGTATGCGGCTGCATAATCAAATCCTCGACTTGCGTACGTGTAGTGCGCTACAGAGTACTCCAACCGCAGGCTAGTCCAACTCCGCACTACCACAGGCAGCCAAGCAGCCTAATTGACAAGAAAATATCTAAGCTCATAAAATATTCCACGCTAGCTTTTTTCCGCGCTTTTCGCCCGCCTAacttgagatttttttaaatcctgtgggagctatttaattttccgggataaaagtgtATGTCCATCAGCAGGGTGCAagctaaaggccgattcacatcaattgcgtatgcagcacgtacacgtgacacgtgcgtagtgtcgcgcgtaaacccctaacataccaggttacgcatacgtccacgcgtTACGCAAGCTGTATGCCATGttttatacagttccatacattacgaGTACAATTCAATaatacgcgctacgtctacgcttacgcagccagTGTGAAAGAGCTATAACTCTTTACTTCGTAGGTGAtccccgcaacttcgtccatgtggattaaggtgttttaaaaatcccgtaagaactttAGTCTAGAATACTTCATGAGAAATATCCTAAGGTCAAAGctgttaaaaatattcaaatatctatcgttatacttaattattgtaaattgaatattctTTATGTAGGCCAAAGTGTGACCTTTATTATTCGTCGAGGTGCGTGTATAAATCTAATTTACTTCGTAGAGAGCCTACGTCTTGTTACTCTTCATTATACTTATTTGaagttttatagtaggtacacatcattttattattttacatacacTGTTTAGTATGAAAttactttcataataatatgaaagtaaTTTCATATGGCTCCGGATATTTTGGGAAACCAATACCGCGCACCGATAACTTAATaacttgattttttgcatagttaTAATAAAGAGAGAGGGACGAACCTTTACGTATTCCtttgggaaaagcaaatattagctttaaagatataaaaatgTCGTAGAGCTTTTGGGTtaaaatttttgtatgaaactaTCCTTCACGTAAGTTTATGTTAGCTTGAACATTAACTATGTAATCGATTGGAATCCTGATACAGTATCAAATATTGAGCCTGTGTACCTACTTTGCAATTTGCATTATAGTCTACATCTCTAgaagatgctccggtgtcagaCTGAAACATACGATATGTGTGTGTTATAGATGATTTGTGAGATGTTGTATAATATATAGGTTTTTCCTCGTGAAATACTAGGTATGTCTTACGGTCTATTATTGAGAGAGTTACTTTACAccacaaattataattattgtatgatTAAATTACTAAACATAACTATCATAAATCATTATGTGGCGTCTCAAATCTGTGTTtcaataactaagtagtttccataataattattatgatgatgacaatAAAAGATCAAAAAACCTTACTCGtaatattgtttaataattataacGTTAAAACATTAATTGTATTTTCAACGTTTTACTTTTGATCGAGTTCTCCAATTAGCTTAAGTAAATTTTGTTATCAGTTAATTGCTATTTCAATTTTGGGTCACGTCTCGAAATTGATGTTGAAGAAAATCGAAGTGAAGTAGAGCATGAAAAATGGATAATTTAGGTACGTTAGCTAAAGGTGAATTATTTAGCAAGGTAGTAGCTTTGATGACAATTTATTGACTTCATAACATGGTCGCTTACTATGAACCGGTGGGCTACGAATGATGGAGAGAGCCATGCTAGCTTATCTATCAAACTGATCAAATCCGAAATGAGAAGATCAGTATTAGGATCTGACATATTATGAGTCACGTCGTTGAGTCAAAATTGTCCAATGACGCATCCTCTGTCTTTCTTGACTATGAGACACTTTGTCCAAGTGTTCTTTTAGAACTACATTGTCATTAATCACTATGTATTCACTCCAAAGGTTTAGTCCTTTTTAATCATCTCACTATTTTCGTTACGTTGAGTAGCTGGATCGCACAACGTTAATATGGTGAGAGAAAATTTAGTGAAGAGAGTTCCTGTAAGTTGAAACAGCAATAGTGGTCTTATATTACTTATCAAAAATCTCTTCACTAAATCGCAGTTCAACTGGGTCGACTTTATGTACAAGTGAGATATGAAACAGTTTACGACCAGTATCAACGCATCGAATCCAAGAACCCATGTTTATGTGACAGTTAATATGGATAAGACGCAACAGAATGTAAATTACGAGTATTTTTCAGTTGTTTTCAAGTAAAATCTTTGCGAGCCAACGGATCACGCTTATTCGACCGTTCGAGTGAGTGAGTCAAGTTTACACGAGAGAGATATGAAACGAAATACTTTACGACTGGTATTAAGTCACTGAACCCGGTAACCCAAGTTTACGGGCAATGTTACTTAGCACATGTAATATGGATAAGACTTGGAACATGGAAAATTATTTGGCGATAAATTTGCTGTTATGTAAAGACCCTTAAGGTGCTTCTCCACGGATTACTTCACGACACACAAAATTCCTTAATTAAGGATCTGTGTTACAGTCTCAGATTTAATCACACTATCAAACTTTATCTGACGAATTAATTTGAGATTTTGACTGATTTCCAATACAAAGACTGAAAAAACGTCTTTAATTGtcagataaagtttatttggcgaTTATGATTTGTGAAAGAAGCCCTCTAAGCAACACGACACACGTATTGATATGAATTTTTGGCAGCGATTATAGGtttatattatctacttatagCCAAAATATACGAGTATGAAGCTGCAAACGATGTATCGACTGAGTcacaaaagaaaactttttgtaATTTACTCGGATGCCGTTGTTTGTAGTTTGTTCCATATCGTGACCGCAAATCGTGTCGTGAGGTGGTCCGTATAAAACGCCCTTACGGTTGGATGACTGCTCGCGCTTTATTGCTATTACATACTTAATGGAAATCCTCTTACTTAATTATGCGGATCGCGCCGCGACCCGGACGCCAGTCGTAGAAGGGCTGGCCCATCCTCGTGTTGGCGTTAACTCGAATAACACGATCAATTTATTACCGACTTTCACTTGTACATGAATTATCGTGTAGCTTACAAAAGGTCTTTCGGCGTTTtagagccgattcacaccaagcacgtacacgtgaccacacgcgtagtgacgcgcgtgaatccatagacatgacagcacgcattacgtctacgcgaacgttcacgtcacgcaagcagtatgccatatctcatacagttagttccatacattacaacgtcatggtacgcgctacgtctacgcttacgtgctgcatacgcgtttggtgtgtcccagcttttagATATGGTTAAGCGAGGGCAGTGGGGCACGTGAACTAATGAtacgtaaatatgtataaaactTCTATAGTCATCGTGTCAACCAATAAACTACTTTATTGTCGGGCATAGCTTTTCTTTAGCGATTTTCACTCTCGACCTTATAAGTTGGATGGTTTAATATAATCATACAAAAAAGTACCATGGCGATCTTAATTCTCACAGAAATAATAAGATAGATATAAACAAACGATTCCAagtatttcataaatatttCGTTCGAATCATCACGATAACGATTTTGTATAGAAAGACTGCTCATTGATTGGTCACATAAAGTGGGCAATATTTTGTTTACTGCTTGCCTTGATTGTCCTTTGTGTTAGGTTATTATCGTCAATTTACTCGACTCTCGATCTCTGATTTTTTGAATCTCGATAAAAATCCAATTTCCCCTTCCATGTTATAAAAGAAAATTCGACTCTACAATTAACTGTGAGCAAAGTAGATGGTTTTATTAGTTTGACTTGTTCGTATATTATCATTCCGTCGAAATTGCTAATTGATTTGTCGGCAATTGGTTTTTTCATTTAGAATTTTAAGGAATTTTCAatcactaagtaggtatgtgattATGCCAGATACTTCTAATTGTCCGAATgtgttgaaattttgcagacacgtGTTATTTGTATGACAATAGGTAGTTATGGTACCATTATGCTTCTTTGATAACGAGGTGGAAGATGGATGGACATCGGAACTTTCTGATAGCATAATACTGTCGGGTTTGGTTTGCTTTGTTTTAGTAGTACATCATAGGCTTCTTCATAGTCGTTTTCCTCATTCCTGAGGGTCGTGACTTATTTCCATTAATTTTTTAACAGCacgagttctcttgggataataatgcggtgggttcacaGATCTTTCTGCATCATTAGTAGAcaggcaaattaaaaaaaaatacgctgaCATGAGCCTGACTTTGGAGTTGGAAGGTTGGCATTGGAACTCACTATATTATGCAGTTTTACCTGAAAATCCCCACAGAGGCAGGATAAATGGGTGCCATCCCCTGCTACAAGGGCCACGTGGTCGTGGTACTGCAGAGGAGTGGCTGCGCGACACTCGCAGCCCGCGTCGCCGCAAGCAGTCCGACAACCGCCCGCGCCTGTTGCCACGCTGCCGGGTTGTTCTGCACTCCACATGCGATCCAGGCGCTGAATCTAAGGAATTTAGTCAATCATTCTGGCATCATTCTGGCTTCAATTTGGCATCAGTTTGACATCATTCTGGCATCAAATTAATTTGACCTAGGCACGACAAATTAACGAAATTGATGGAAAGGATGATTGTGATTACGTAATCAATCTTGTTAAACTGAGAGCTCAACCCAATAGCCTGATACCATGTGGAGTAACAATTGCCTATAGGACTAAAATTCAATTATGATGCAAGCTTATAATCAAGTCCAAAAGATAGTCCAACTACGTAGAAAATACTAACTACGTAGAAATACACATATCCCTATTCTGTATCCTTGGCAATAATAAGGGGTCACTGATAAAGATCTctttatagagataagtgcttccccgTCTACTTTTACCTTTTTTCTTTCTACTTTTATGAatttttggtaaaaaataaaaaaataaattgagaTCTTATTAATCCATCACTTGAATAATTACCTCTATAGTAACGCTTTGATTAGATGCAGGTATAAATCGATGCGTGCACATAAGTCTTTCTTCGATATTCCAAAATATGTGGTGGTGTGAAGGCGCGGAAACTCCTCCATGAGCAGGCGATGCTAAGCCGTAGTGAGTTGACGCACATGTAGCATCAGGTGACGCTGTGCCTTCGTGCTGTTCTGTATCGAAAAACAAAAATCTGAATCTCAGATTAAATTCTATGACTTGACACAGTCTCGCGTCATTTAATAGTGCcatgaaatccatactaatatacatacatacatattatacatgcgaaagtgtgtctgtctgcctgcctgctagcttttcacgccccaacagtttaaccgattttgatgaaatttaatacaaaattattttacatcCCTGGGaaggagataggctactttttatctcggaaaaacgatgagttcccacgggattctcaaatggaattaaacggatgggccgtttaaccgattttgatacagtgatagcttgaatcccgaaaattgatataggcaactcgCTGACTGAACCATTAATGCCCAACCCAAACTATTGAACCTAGAAGGCTGAAGTTTTGCAAAGAGGATTGCGAAATTCTCACGGGAGCAAAGCCGCGGTCATTTTTTagtaataagtatagataaacCCCTGTATAATTTAGGTATACATTGAAATTATATGGAGTAATGTTTAGTATCTTACCATCATGAAAAGCGAAAGCTCCGTCCACAAACTCTTCTTCATCAACGCTTTGTGATGTTGCTCTCCTCACTAATATCGTCAAGTTTGATCCTTTTGACGTAACCGCTTGACGAAATAAAAACCTTCCAGAAGGATCCCTTGCTTCTCTTACAGATGGACCGCATACACGTAGGAGAGCTCTGTCTCCTCTTTCAAATCTATCTCCTCTCTCTCCTCTTGCACCAAATTCATGAAGTCCTTCTAAGATCTCAATATGAGATCTACAACTTtgtaacctaaaaaaaaaacttctaatTTATAACATAAACATAATCATGGCGCACAATGAGTGTATTGACTATTCACAATGATCATTTGATCAATGATTACAATATATGTATTGATTCTTGATTTCATTATAGGGTATCCATTATACGACAAGTTTTATTGTCAGTTTTGCTACAATCCCCTATATTGTAATAATCTTGCAATGACTGGTAGTGACATAATTGGCGGAATAACCTGATGCAAAATCAGAACTTATGACATAGAAAAAGCAAACATACCTTAGATTATAATTAAACAGTGACACTTGGACCACATCCGTTGGAATTCCTACTAAATGTATAACGCATTGCGATCGCCACGCTGTGGTCCTTGTATCAAAATGCCCCGAGCGGATGCCGCCCGCGCCATAGCCTCGTACTGTGGCCCCACACCCAATGTGGTCTCCTGTATTGGTCGATATCTCATTGGATGCTGCATCGTTTTCTGCGAGAATATTCCTCTCCCCTTTAATGATAGAGGTATGTTAGTGTCTTGCTATGTAAGCACAGTACAAGTTCTAATGATTTATTTGATCGTCGAAAGTTAGAAATGGTGAGACTTGTCATTAAGGAGTTTTTTCTTATTGTAAGATTGCTCTTGTTGAGTGCAAGTGACGACAATAACTCTTAATAAAAACCAATTATAAGTTCTAAATGAAACACGCTTAtttagaagatgtctattcataCCTTGAAGGTATTTAGATTAGATATGGCAGGAAATACGGACGTCGGAGGGCATTCTACGTCTTAGCGGTTCGTAttagaaacgttgagcaaaaacatAATATATCGGGCGAGTAGATCGAATGTACTTAGGCCACATAAGGATGCTAACGCTTATAGTTTCTCGCTGTTATGTGttacataattatgaaaatggcatgaaattcaaacaaaaatcgtttTACCATGCGTTAAATGTGTAAGCGCCGCAAGAGGTGGTGAAGCTGCTACTGTGGGTGGTGGTCCACTTGTGTCTATTTTCTCCAAGAATTCCAGCTTTGCAATAAATCCGTTGTAGTCATAGGGTGGAATAAGCGGTCCAGAACTAGACAAagaaataaaatctttatttcttaaactcGTCCAAGTACAAACATTATTAACATTGAAATATGACATCACCTTGGAACTTGGACAAACAGGTTCAGGAACTAATATCGAAAACTGCCATGCAAGTGACTCACGCTCACGACAACACACCGCCTATTGCACATTGATGGTATTATTTCAGAAACCTTTACGCAAGTTCCAAAAACGAcagtacaaagtttcaactaaaTCGAATGAAAGATACGCAAATGCAAAGGTAATGCATGAACAAAAAGACAAACTTAACATTCTTTTCTTATATACATCACACTTAagccatacctacttaatacttttaataaacGAGAAACTGCGAAAAGATAAAacagataaaaatttaataaggcGGGGAGAAACAGCTTTGAAATGAAGTTACAACTTAAGATGCGAGTGAGAAAACCGACTAACAAATTGGGTCAGAGCATTGAAGTTTTAAAAGACGATTGTAAGAGTACTGTAAGCAAGAGGATGGCTATTTTGAGATGGACACAAAAGATCTGGGATTGTTAAGTTAAAGTATTCTTGTTTCAGCGGAAATATTGATTATTTTGTtgacaaaaattgtaaaaacagCTTTGCTCCATGCAACGtgtggaaataaataaaatgtccgTAAAACCTGCAACTGTATGTTTACGAAAGTATTTTAGAAAAGACTTATACAGAAAAATACTAAGCTTCATAAGCCAACCTGAACAAAGTATGTTCATCGAATAAATAGGGAATAACTCAATGAACTCCTTATAAAAATTGATGAATAAAAGATTACAATGAGTGCATAAAAATCTCTTCATTCATCTCTCAagat
This genomic stretch from Maniola jurtina chromosome 2, ilManJurt1.1, whole genome shotgun sequence harbors:
- the LOC123871118 gene encoding uncharacterized protein LOC123871118: MPARTMRPVAVLLAAACAAVSAQIAWTPIFLDGSSQVDLWTQSSSGCTCPGGSEDCACCVRDGACPCGDVAPTRCAQCGLEQYCSNMCNITIDSRVLKNKSGKTFGQIKSPSIEGPGACSYVLQPDAGQRVEIQLYRLVSVGRFNGSSCIGGWLQLGDGSAVQDATGTAQTRLCGTNERYTPPVVLFADHGASVLDFRITEKTIRSQFLAFFSFTSLSNTQGVGFHPRGGSRIPHTDCDWLYQDVSCRGSGTCVLASPGYPGLYPPHRRCRYLFATNSVHTRVKIIFTSIMLPRNHCATDYLTLRAGSSPSAPLLASLCSERIATLEHPGPNLLLEFNSGPLIPPYDYNGFIAKLEFLEKIDTSGPPPTVAASPPLAALTHLTHGERNILAENDAASNEISTNTGDHIGCGATVRGYGAGGIRSGHFDTRTTAWRSQCVIHLVGIPTDVVQVSLFNYNLRLQSCRSHIEILEGLHEFGARGERGDRFERGDRALLRVCGPSVREARDPSGRFLFRQAVTSKGSNLTILVRRATSQSVDEEEFVDGAFAFHDEQHEGTASPDATCASTHYGLASPAHGGVSAPSHHHIFWNIEERLMCTHRFIPASNQSVTIEIQRLDRMWSAEQPGSVATGAGGCRTACGDAGCECRAATPLQYHDHVALVAGDGTHLSCLCGDFQAAWLPVVVRSWTSLRLEYSVAHYTYASRGFDYAAAYSFNDDAMCGQRTYTTHSGEITSRNVTVTGSLNEFFYQQCTWVLDSNVERQLYIDISSEQDKSCSSWNITLHEWSGMGAHSDGGLAASAGDLLYTFCARQKNHTFTLPWRLNTVVIRLVALSRQQPLYTIRWRSQVVRANNRLGPPTPVPAASAKASRPEHIITTYLLFSLLSGFLASKYFVIK